Proteins from one Mycoplasma sp. Pen4 genomic window:
- a CDS encoding ZIP family metal transporter, with translation MRIFQELNEYFTSTLGYSTALSQFLVVFITLLSLLAIPTILSFIFPLFKMKGNKKKNFSLYLYAFSTGFFLILATFGFLRESIEESGEWVQSAFAPNPTQSQIFGYNAMIIVGGLLMGLLFSFTLKFVITYRINKKLKRSNNKSVSVFVHDHDHHSHAHPHIHVDGEDGYSHSNDVDNHVFQHPDYIFSQEENLQAAEEAVINSKVSMKLKVIALLLVLTHRIPEGFLLGYNINLAMQGDSANNLTIAYFISLILHLIPEETIFYFRLREAGFNRWKSLLLSFLGLSLFLPFMLAGVYAGEAIDHYAWLKAVTFAAIAGIFLFTSIVEFIPEFYHTDMSKKKWYLVLLALFIGIIIAVLILSFHSHHH, from the coding sequence ATGCGTATTTTTCAAGAACTAAATGAATATTTTACTAGCACATTAGGTTATTCAACTGCATTAAGTCAATTTTTAGTAGTTTTCATCACATTACTTAGTTTATTAGCAATTCCAACAATTCTTTCATTTATTTTTCCATTATTCAAAATGAAGGGAAATAAAAAGAAAAACTTCTCATTATATCTATATGCATTTTCAACCGGATTCTTCTTAATCCTAGCAACATTCGGTTTCTTAAGAGAATCAATTGAAGAATCAGGAGAATGAGTTCAAAGTGCTTTTGCGCCTAATCCAACACAATCTCAAATCTTTGGATATAATGCCATGATTATTGTTGGTGGATTATTAATGGGACTTTTATTCTCATTTACTTTAAAATTTGTAATCACATATAGAATCAATAAAAAACTTAAAAGAAGTAATAATAAATCTGTTTCGGTTTTTGTACATGATCATGATCATCACTCACATGCACATCCACACATTCACGTTGATGGAGAAGATGGTTACTCACATAGTAATGATGTTGATAATCACGTATTTCAACACCCAGATTACATTTTCAGTCAAGAAGAAAACTTACAAGCAGCTGAAGAAGCAGTTATTAATTCAAAAGTTTCAATGAAACTTAAGGTAATTGCTTTATTACTTGTATTAACACACAGAATTCCTGAAGGTTTCTTATTAGGTTACAATATTAACCTAGCAATGCAAGGAGATAGTGCTAATAACTTAACAATAGCGTACTTTATCTCATTAATACTTCACTTAATTCCAGAAGAAACAATTTTCTACTTTAGATTAAGAGAAGCTGGATTTAACCGATGAAAATCACTATTACTTTCATTCCTCGGATTATCACTATTTTTACCATTTATGTTGGCTGGGGTCTATGCCGGAGAAGCAATAGATCATTATGCATGATTAAAAGCGGTAACATTTGCGGCAATTGCAGGAATATTCTTATTCACTTCAATTGTTGAGTTCATCCCAGAATTCTACCACACAGATATGTCTAAGAAAAAATGATATTTAGTATTATTAGCCTTATTTATAGGAATAATCATAGCAGTTCTTATTTTATCATTCCACTCTCACCATCATTAA
- the rplI gene encoding 50S ribosomal protein L9, translated as MKVILIKDCKDGKANTIIEVSSGYGTNYLVKHGFAVPYNDKTVHELNKRLNDLVANEHEARSNALELKEQLEQLTIKYNLEANVDANRNLNVHGSVSTKDLDKKLVALGYKLPKHSLSKVHLVSEGTHYVEAVLYKDIKAKIKIEIKITHVKK; from the coding sequence ATGAAAGTAATATTAATTAAAGATTGTAAAGATGGAAAAGCAAACACAATTATTGAAGTTTCAAGTGGTTATGGTACAAACTACTTAGTAAAACATGGTTTTGCAGTTCCTTACAATGACAAAACAGTACACGAATTAAACAAACGTTTAAATGACTTAGTTGCAAATGAACATGAAGCACGTTCAAATGCACTTGAATTAAAAGAACAATTAGAACAATTAACAATTAAATACAACCTTGAAGCAAACGTAGATGCAAATAGAAACCTTAACGTTCATGGATCAGTATCTACAAAGGATTTAGATAAAAAACTTGTTGCTTTAGGTTACAAACTACCAAAACACTCATTATCTAAAGTGCACCTTGTATCAGAAGGTACACACTATGTAGAAGCAGTGTTATACAAAGATATTAAAGCTAAAATTAAAATTGAAATTAAAATTACACATGTCAAAAAATAA
- a CDS encoding YebC/PmpR family DNA-binding transcriptional regulator, whose translation MAGHSHAANIAHRKGAQDAARGKIFQKLSKEIFVAAKLGPDPDTNPALKLAISKAKSKNMPKDNIEKAIAKASGDKNANAFIETVFNATVSGGATFIVVTLSDNINRVKSNIQAYFNKQNATLGKTGQVPFAFDKKGIIEISKDVVSEDDIMMVALENGADDVEITDSSFVITTTPDNFSELKAAIESSLNVEDYIQCEVTYLPNMYVEYDAEKETKLLDFVDKLKDDDDVQDVYHNIDVQHQDK comes from the coding sequence ATGGCAGGACACTCACACGCAGCCAATATTGCACATAGAAAAGGTGCACAAGATGCAGCAAGAGGAAAAATCTTCCAAAAATTATCAAAAGAAATTTTTGTTGCAGCAAAACTTGGACCAGACCCAGATACAAACCCAGCTTTAAAATTGGCTATCTCTAAGGCAAAATCAAAAAACATGCCAAAAGATAATATTGAAAAAGCTATTGCTAAAGCATCTGGTGATAAAAATGCTAACGCTTTCATTGAAACAGTATTCAATGCAACAGTTAGTGGTGGGGCAACTTTTATTGTTGTTACATTATCAGATAACATTAACAGAGTTAAATCAAATATTCAAGCTTACTTCAATAAACAAAATGCAACATTAGGTAAAACAGGTCAAGTTCCTTTTGCTTTTGATAAAAAAGGAATTATTGAAATTAGCAAAGATGTAGTATCAGAAGACGATATTATGATGGTTGCACTTGAAAACGGAGCTGATGATGTTGAAATTACAGATTCATCATTTGTAATTACAACTACACCAGATAACTTTAGTGAATTAAAAGCAGCTATTGAATCATCATTAAATGTTGAAGATTATATTCAATGTGAAGTAACATACTTACCTAACATGTACGTAGAGTATGACGCAGAAAAAGAAACAAAATTATTAGATTTTGTTGACAAATTAAAGGATGATGACGATGTTCAAGATGTTTACCACAACATCGATGTACAACATCAAGATAAATAA
- a CDS encoding DnaB-like helicase C-terminal domain-containing protein yields the protein MSKNKRNNFKYNPLYKNVSEDLVPLATTLFKDEQIELETLSNILNDTEKQSLGFDYLTPEAFFTNECKQLFTLLKTTRDKSDNKTITFDYNDITRLVDDVVKLDLFEYNALNSFVLNKIFSVMFNEDNFIINVEKLIELQKMRNIESFYNSYTKALSTNKEITWSDSIDDMQNFILYNNKMSIKNSEFIPLTDAAVNLRNHINEILLNKKTDDKTLLTGFETIDNYVKGFKPGQMIILAARPGVGKTALALNIAKNVIDEGAKNGTPKNVAFISLEMPTNELTSRYLATASSVDLYKIQNPKLITSQDDAMKLFTTIEKINGDSLIWFDDEPKSKITEIVFKIKHLMKSLNGNLDLVVIDYLQLISGSDAGGNRQNEVATISRSLKTLALELKVPILALSQLSRSVENREDKRPQLHDLRESGSIEQDADIVLMLNRKPFKNKNSQEQEDITKYEHIPVIVSVAKNRGGQQGYGTLIYTGKYVKFTDEKVKGEY from the coding sequence ATGTCAAAAAATAAACGCAATAACTTTAAATATAATCCATTGTACAAAAATGTCTCTGAAGACTTAGTTCCGCTTGCTACAACTTTATTCAAAGATGAGCAAATTGAATTAGAAACATTAAGTAATATTCTTAATGACACAGAAAAACAAAGTTTAGGTTTTGATTACCTAACACCTGAAGCATTTTTTACAAATGAATGTAAACAACTTTTCACATTACTTAAAACTACTAGAGATAAGTCAGATAATAAAACAATTACATTTGATTACAATGACATTACAAGACTAGTAGATGATGTTGTTAAGTTAGATTTATTTGAATATAACGCTTTAAACTCTTTTGTATTAAATAAAATATTTTCAGTTATGTTTAATGAAGATAACTTCATTATTAACGTTGAAAAATTAATTGAATTACAAAAAATGCGTAACATTGAATCATTCTACAATAGTTACACAAAAGCATTATCAACAAACAAAGAAATCACATGATCTGATAGCATTGATGATATGCAAAACTTCATTTTATATAACAATAAAATGTCAATTAAAAACAGTGAGTTCATTCCACTTACTGATGCAGCGGTTAATTTAAGAAATCATATTAATGAAATACTATTAAATAAAAAAACAGATGATAAAACTTTATTAACCGGTTTTGAAACTATAGACAACTATGTCAAAGGATTCAAACCTGGTCAAATGATTATTTTAGCCGCTCGTCCAGGAGTCGGAAAAACTGCTTTAGCCTTAAACATAGCTAAAAATGTAATTGATGAAGGTGCAAAAAATGGAACTCCAAAAAACGTTGCCTTCATATCATTAGAGATGCCAACAAACGAACTTACTTCTAGATATCTAGCCACAGCAAGTTCTGTTGACTTATATAAAATCCAAAATCCAAAATTAATTACATCACAAGATGATGCAATGAAATTATTTACAACAATTGAAAAAATTAATGGTGATAGTTTAATTTGGTTTGATGATGAACCTAAATCAAAAATCACTGAAATTGTTTTCAAAATCAAACACCTTATGAAAAGTCTTAATGGAAATTTAGACTTAGTAGTAATCGACTACCTTCAATTAATCTCAGGTAGTGATGCAGGTGGTAATAGACAAAATGAAGTTGCGACAATTTCGCGTTCATTAAAAACACTAGCTCTTGAACTCAAGGTGCCAATTCTAGCACTTTCGCAGCTATCACGTAGTGTTGAAAATAGAGAAGACAAACGTCCACAATTACATGATTTACGTGAATCTGGTTCTATTGAGCAAGATGCCGATATTGTTCTTATGTTAAATCGTAAACCATTTAAAAACAAAAACTCACAAGAACAAGAAGATATCACAAAATATGAACATATTCCTGTTATTGTATCAGTTGCCAAAAACCGTGGTGGTCAACAAGGATACGGTACACTTATTTACACGGGTAAATATGTAAAATTCACAGATGAAAAAGTTAAAGGAGAATACTAA
- a CDS encoding DHH family phosphoesterase: MNSRQKYYLGFVATIIFLLTLVALVIGLVIHYDTASQKYQNVNSIEAVKILLSIAIVLNVVMITISMFFTISNFARSRQLIRKSFNSFVEDIMTNNNIGIIIYDINQNIIWASNFIRNKFHKDFVGHTVTDFFKKADTTFNNTIDMNETKREFKNNNNIYEAQFWPLSNVIVIRDITTEYLFKVESWEQKPVIGEIEIDNYQMYQSILSEEQLFIINKVVIDTIKDYMQKYNLIYRQYTNGKFVIFTTEESLKLMSKEHFDLFINIHKKIDDGNINKLSLSVGFAHGWSSLKEKLEQAKKALVQAQNRGGDQIAIFSNTSPPVYYGSNNEVLSNNSRIRIKSVALEFSKKLQDPSIKNVMIYGHSLADLDAFGAAYGVYELATRYGKQAYICSETQDQTTKRMLDDLVEQQKIDLNKIFVRAEHATKNTNANTLVVMVDNSDVMRTDNPDALINADRENIFVFDHHRVGKSVDYCPITNIYIDTTASSASEIVTEVITFMEFKANITPIAAQLLLSGIYLDTVQFSKSVTPRTFEAAAFLEGKGADVVRSGNLLKFDDDTEAEIREILKNTTEIKKGYFLAYTDKEVSNDVISIAANEILKIKGRVASFVIAKLKSKKEYKLSARGIDTNVQIICEQVGGGGHFSTAAATSSEDLETFVDNVRHAIISAGRQINDESNIN; this comes from the coding sequence ATGAACTCAAGACAAAAGTACTATTTAGGATTTGTTGCGACAATCATATTCTTATTAACCTTAGTAGCATTAGTTATTGGTTTAGTTATTCACTATGATACAGCAAGTCAAAAGTACCAAAATGTAAATTCTATTGAAGCGGTTAAAATACTTTTATCAATTGCAATAGTATTAAATGTGGTTATGATAACTATTTCAATGTTCTTTACAATTTCGAATTTTGCTCGATCAAGACAACTTATACGTAAATCGTTTAATAGCTTTGTCGAAGATATTATGACCAACAACAACATCGGGATTATTATCTATGACATTAACCAAAATATTATTTGGGCAAGTAATTTTATTCGTAATAAGTTCCATAAAGATTTTGTTGGACACACAGTAACTGACTTTTTCAAAAAAGCAGATACAACTTTCAACAACACAATCGATATGAATGAAACCAAGAGAGAATTCAAAAATAACAACAATATTTACGAAGCTCAATTCTGGCCTTTATCAAATGTTATTGTAATTCGTGATATTACAACCGAATACTTATTTAAAGTTGAATCATGAGAGCAAAAACCGGTTATTGGTGAAATTGAAATTGATAACTATCAAATGTATCAATCAATTCTTTCTGAAGAACAATTATTCATCATTAACAAAGTTGTAATTGACACAATTAAAGACTATATGCAGAAATACAACTTAATCTATCGTCAATATACAAACGGAAAATTTGTTATCTTCACAACTGAAGAATCACTAAAATTAATGAGTAAAGAACATTTTGATTTATTCATTAATATTCACAAAAAAATCGATGATGGAAACATTAATAAACTTTCACTCAGTGTTGGTTTTGCACACGGATGAAGTTCATTAAAAGAAAAACTTGAACAAGCCAAAAAAGCATTGGTTCAAGCACAAAACCGTGGTGGGGACCAGATTGCAATATTCTCAAACACATCACCACCGGTTTATTATGGTTCAAACAACGAAGTTCTTTCAAACAACTCAAGAATTAGAATTAAATCTGTTGCCTTAGAATTTTCTAAGAAACTTCAAGATCCAAGCATTAAAAATGTTATGATCTATGGACATAGTCTTGCAGATCTAGATGCCTTTGGTGCTGCATATGGAGTTTATGAACTTGCAACAAGATATGGAAAACAAGCATATATTTGTTCTGAAACACAAGATCAGACAACTAAACGAATGCTTGATGATTTAGTAGAACAACAAAAAATAGATTTAAACAAAATTTTTGTTCGTGCTGAGCACGCAACAAAAAATACAAATGCAAATACATTAGTTGTTATGGTTGATAACTCTGATGTAATGAGAACAGATAACCCAGATGCATTAATCAATGCAGATAGAGAAAATATTTTTGTCTTTGACCACCATAGAGTTGGTAAGAGTGTGGATTATTGTCCAATAACAAATATTTACATTGATACCACTGCATCAAGTGCATCAGAAATTGTAACTGAGGTTATCACATTTATGGAATTCAAAGCAAACATCACACCAATAGCAGCGCAATTGTTATTAAGTGGTATTTACTTAGACACAGTTCAATTCTCAAAATCAGTTACACCAAGAACTTTTGAAGCAGCAGCATTCCTTGAAGGTAAAGGAGCCGATGTTGTAAGAAGTGGTAACTTACTTAAATTTGATGATGATACAGAAGCAGAGATTCGTGAAATCTTAAAAAATACAACAGAAATCAAAAAAGGTTACTTCCTTGCCTATACTGACAAAGAAGTATCAAATGACGTTATTTCAATCGCAGCAAATGAGATTCTTAAAATCAAAGGAAGAGTCGCATCATTTGTGATAGCTAAATTGAAATCGAAAAAAGAATACAAACTTAGTGCTCGTGGTATTGATACAAATGTACAGATTATTTGTGAGCAAGTTGGAGGTGGTGGTCACTTTAGTACCGCTGCAGCAACTTCAAGTGAAGATCTAGAAACATTTGTAGACAATGTTAGACACGCAATAATTTCAGCAGGGAGACAAATTAACGATGAAAGTAATATTAATTAA